One window of Diabrotica undecimpunctata isolate CICGRU chromosome 8, icDiaUnde3, whole genome shotgun sequence genomic DNA carries:
- the LOC140447297 gene encoding uncharacterized protein encodes MRTYKRKNENLRPFTDDVFMQAKHLKERGLSTREIGRTLGYDESTIRKRLKADRSVNFLGRFRPVFTPEQEKQIVDHCKALDLRFYGLTLKSLRFLAYQFAERNGIQHQFSKQSKLAGRDWTRNFMKRNRLSLRTPRKTSVARTMGFNKHQLTQYFQNLKSVLEKYKFPANKIYNMDETGLQTVPNKLPKHVAPTGKKEVAKNVAAEQGRTVTAACPMSATGHYVPPFFIFARKRLNPLLIKDAPTGSVLAVTDSGYMNSVKFLQFLEHFRKYTNPSAESPVLLILDNHISHTTLEAITYAKNNNIHLLSLPPHSSHRTQPLDRNFFRPLKAYYDDLCDNWTTSNPGQVVTEYHVAGLFKQAYEKTATIEKAVNGFKMTGIFPLDENIFTEEDFLPSSVTEQEQEEVDDLDRNNKDTQLRIVFDEDKSQENDKAEELNSKAEEASGEAEERNVENLPDRASISSNRESKPGSSKNEMSTTLPSDIIPLPKLTKKRKRTRKGLKSTLLTSTPHKEQMEISELEKKYKINEKKRKESIKENKNTVRKVFEEKQNILNKKEYEYSSDSDAQISLHDSSSNSSFSESDADNELSELSPGEFAIVKVYGKTKDSFRMYVMRITVIVDEGYSGIYYRRAPNTMRFSETEEEFFVNKTDIIRKLSKPLLGSSARFKDFVSLSTDLSD; translated from the exons ATGAG GACGTACAAGAGAAAAAATGAGAACCTAAGACCATTTACAGACGATGTTTTTATGCAGGCTAAACATTTAAAGGAAAGGGGTCTATCAACACGAGAAATAGGTAGAACTCTTGGCTATGATGAATCTACCATTCGAAAGAGGCTAAAAGCGGACAGAAGCGTTAATTTCTTGGGTAGATTTCGACCTGTATTTACTCCAGAACAGGAAAAGCAAATAGTGGACCATTGTAAAGCTTTAGACTTACGTTTCTATGGGCTCACCCTAAAATCGCTTCGTTTTCTGGCATATCAGTTTGCAGAACGAAATGGTATTCAGCATCAATTTTCTAAGCAATCAAAACTAGCAGGTAGAGATTGGACTAGAAATTTTATGAAACGAAACCGCCTTTCACTCCGTACACCACGAAAAACCAGTGTAGCTAGGACCATGGGGTTCAACAAACATCAATTGacacagtattttcaaaatttaaaatctgtCTTGGAGAAATATAAATTTCCAGCGAATAAAATCTACAACATGGATGAGACTGGTCTACAAACAGTGCCAAATAAATTACCTAAACATGTTGCTCCCACTGGAAAAAAAGAAGTAGCAAAAAATGTAGCTGCAGAGCAAGGAAGAACTGTGACAGCTGCATGTCCTATGAGTGCAACAGGACACTATGTTCCACCATTCTTTATTTTCGCACGCAAAAGACTAAATCCTCTTTTGATAAAGGACGCTCCAACTGGTTCTGTTTTGGCTGTAACTGATTCTGGATACATGAATTCCGTtaagtttcttcaatttttggaGCACTTTCGCAAATATACAAATCCTTCCGCTGAAAGCCCAGTGCTATTAATTTTGGATAACCACATATCCCATACCACTCTAGAAGCCATCACTTACGCAAAAAATAATAACATCCATTTGCTCAGCCTCCCACCTCATAGCAGCCATCGAACTCAACCACTGGACAGAAACTTTTTTAGGCCATTAAAAGCTTACTATGATGATTTGTGTGATAATTGGACCACATCTAATCCCGGTCAAGTAGTCACAGAATACCACGTCGCTGGATTATTTAAGCAGGCCTATGAGAAAACTGCTACTATAGAAAAAGCTGTTAATGGATTTAAAATGACAGGTATTTTCCCTTTAGATGAAAATATCTTtactgaagaagattttttacctTCTTCAGTAACTGAACAAGAGCAAGAAGAAGTAGATGATCTTGACCGAAATAATAAAGATACACAATTAAGAATTGTATTTGACGAAGACAAAAGTCAGGAAAATGACAAAGCAGAAGAACTAAATAGTAAAGCAGAAGAAGCAAGTGGTGAAGCAGAAGAACGAAATGTTGAAAATCTACCAGATAGAGCTAGCATTTCAAGTAACCGGGAATCAAAACCCGGAAGCTCGAAAAATGAAATGTCTACTACGTTACCGTCAGATATCATTCCGTTGCCAAAACTAACAAAAAAGAGAAAACGAACAAGAAAAGGATTGAAATCTACACTTCTGACATCTACTCCACATAAAGAGCAAATGGAAATCTCAGAGCTGgagaagaaatacaaaataaacgagaaaaaaaggaaggaaagcattaaggaaaataaaaatacagtaagaaaagtatttgaagaaaaacaaaatatactaaATAAAAAGGAATATGAATATTCTTCTGACTCGGACGCGCAAATATCACTTCATGATAGTAGCAGCAATTCAAGTTTTTCTGAAAGTGATGCTGATAATGAATTATCCGAATTAAGTCCAGGAGAGTTTGCTATAGTAAAAGTTTACGGCAAAACCAAGGACTCATTTCGAATGTATGTTATGCGAATTACTGTAATAGTAGATGAGGGTTACAGTGGTATTTATTATAGAAGGGCACCCAATACAATGCGTTTTTCAGAAACTGAAGAAGAGTTTTTTGTTAACAAGACAGACATTATAAGGAAACTTTCCAAGCCATTGCTAGGCAGTTCTGCTAGATTTAAGGACTTTGTGAGCTTAtcaaccgatttaagtgattAA